From the genome of Mycobacterium dioxanotrophicus, one region includes:
- a CDS encoding magnesium transporter MgtE N-terminal domain-containing protein, giving the protein MSELDAVEVSGAGQPVIHLSQLLRAPLVSRSGEAVGKVEDVIVRLRGADTYPMVTGLVVGVGSRAVFVGTDAVEELAPGRVVLAKNKINLRGFERRDGEVLLQADVLDHRLIDVAAADLVRAYDVELESSGEGWVLTRVDTRRPARFFGLIKGSGGHAARDWKAFEPLIGHHRSVAVRRISGRVGNLKPAQIADLIEDADRAESGEILERVRSDPELEADVFEELDPDKASRLLGDMSDADVATLLGRMRADDAADTIADLKQSRRRHVLDLMPAPHRTKVLTLMGFSPDSAGGLMNVDYVSCARTTTAAEALASIGAATTIQPEALLKVHVLEQDQHLAGVVSVIALLQVAPATAVTEVMDADPVRVNADADLTDVALLMADYNLYLVPVVDDNDRVLGVVTVDDVLEATIPEDWRRREPAARPVRDAGDQSPTVTGAHD; this is encoded by the coding sequence ATGAGTGAGCTGGACGCGGTAGAGGTGTCGGGCGCCGGCCAGCCGGTAATACACCTCTCCCAGCTGTTGCGGGCGCCGCTGGTGAGCCGGTCCGGTGAGGCGGTCGGCAAGGTCGAGGACGTCATCGTCCGCCTGCGCGGGGCCGACACGTATCCCATGGTGACCGGCCTGGTCGTCGGAGTCGGCAGTCGCGCGGTATTCGTCGGAACAGACGCAGTCGAGGAGTTGGCGCCGGGGCGAGTTGTACTCGCCAAGAACAAGATCAACCTTCGCGGTTTCGAACGCCGTGACGGCGAGGTGCTGCTGCAGGCGGACGTGCTCGATCACCGGCTGATCGATGTGGCAGCCGCCGACCTGGTCCGTGCCTACGACGTCGAACTGGAGAGCTCCGGCGAGGGGTGGGTGCTGACCCGGGTCGACACCCGTCGCCCTGCGCGGTTCTTCGGTCTCATCAAGGGGTCGGGCGGGCATGCGGCCCGGGACTGGAAAGCGTTCGAGCCCTTGATCGGCCATCATCGCTCGGTCGCCGTACGTCGGATCTCCGGCCGGGTCGGAAACCTCAAGCCGGCTCAGATTGCCGACCTCATCGAGGACGCCGATCGGGCCGAGAGCGGGGAGATCCTCGAGCGGGTGCGCAGTGATCCGGAGCTGGAAGCCGACGTCTTCGAGGAGTTGGATCCGGACAAGGCCAGCCGCCTGCTGGGGGACATGTCCGACGCCGACGTCGCCACGCTGCTGGGTCGCATGCGCGCCGACGATGCCGCCGACACCATCGCGGATCTCAAGCAGTCACGCCGGCGGCACGTGCTGGACCTCATGCCTGCTCCGCATCGCACCAAAGTGCTGACGTTGATGGGCTTCAGCCCCGACAGCGCGGGCGGGTTGATGAACGTCGACTACGTCTCGTGCGCGCGTACCACCACCGCAGCCGAGGCGCTCGCCTCGATCGGTGCCGCCACGACCATCCAGCCCGAGGCGCTGCTGAAAGTCCATGTGCTGGAACAGGATCAGCACCTGGCAGGAGTTGTTTCGGTGATCGCGCTGCTGCAGGTCGCGCCGGCGACGGCGGTCACCGAGGTGATGGACGCCGATCCCGTCCGGGTCAACGCCGACGCGGACCTCACCGATGTCGCGCTGCTGATGGCCGATTACAACCTCTATCTGGTTCCCGTTGTCGACGACAACGACCGCGTGCTGGGCGTCGTCACGGTCGACGATGTGCTCGAAGCGACCATTCCCGAGGATTGGCGGCGCCGAGAACCGGCTGCGCGTCCGGTGCGCGATGCCGGCGACCAGAGCCCGACGGTCACCGGAGCCCACGACTAG
- a CDS encoding DoxX family protein, translating to MTALTTLRRTSTRAVAYWITTGLLAAELIVGGIWDILRIPLARDVVVDLGYPTYLMVILGTWKLLGGAAVLVPGYPVLKEWAYAGAFFVFSGAMVSHLTTGKDLQELGVLAVALALVVASWALRPPSRRVSGSTGRSVSGP from the coding sequence ATGACTGCACTCACCACACTGCGCCGCACGTCCACACGTGCGGTCGCCTACTGGATCACGACCGGCCTGCTCGCCGCCGAACTGATCGTCGGCGGCATCTGGGACATCCTGCGCATCCCACTGGCCCGCGACGTTGTCGTCGACCTCGGATATCCGACGTACCTGATGGTGATCCTGGGAACCTGGAAACTGCTGGGCGGGGCCGCGGTCCTGGTGCCGGGCTATCCCGTACTCAAGGAGTGGGCATACGCCGGGGCCTTCTTCGTGTTCTCCGGCGCGATGGTCTCGCACTTGACCACGGGCAAGGACCTGCAGGAGCTTGGAGTCCTGGCCGTCGCGCTCGCACTCGTCGTCGCGTCGTGGGCGTTGCGTCCACCATCCCGCCGCGTCAGCGGCTCCACCGGCCGGTCGGTGTCCGGCCCATGA
- a CDS encoding sigma-70 family RNA polymerase sigma factor: MPDNWAEPFERARPQLRAVAYRMLGSLADAEDAVQEAWLRLQGTDTAAVHNIDAWLTTVVARICLNTLRARHVRQQRESLSTLPDPVIDAADDVDPEHQALLADSVGLALFIVLDTLAPAERLAFVLHDVFAVPFDDIAPIVDRSVQATRKLASRARQRIQAADASPDGDLAAQRTVVDAFFAAARDGDFAQLLAVLHPDVVLHGDFGPGDRRSEHGAEAVARLAGLYARGGGAVHPATVNGAAGAVITAADRVAAVMGFVVVGGRITEIDVLAEPRRLSRLDVSAVID; the protein is encoded by the coding sequence ATGCCCGACAACTGGGCAGAGCCGTTCGAACGGGCTCGACCGCAGTTACGCGCGGTGGCCTACCGCATGCTGGGTTCGCTCGCCGACGCAGAAGACGCCGTGCAGGAGGCCTGGTTGCGGTTGCAAGGCACCGACACCGCTGCCGTGCACAACATCGACGCTTGGCTGACCACCGTGGTGGCTCGGATCTGTTTGAACACCCTGCGGGCACGCCACGTCCGGCAACAGCGAGAATCCCTGTCGACACTGCCCGACCCGGTGATCGACGCGGCTGACGATGTCGACCCCGAACATCAGGCACTGCTGGCCGATTCCGTCGGATTGGCGCTGTTCATCGTCCTCGACACGCTCGCGCCCGCCGAGCGTCTCGCCTTCGTGCTGCACGACGTGTTCGCGGTGCCATTCGACGACATCGCGCCGATTGTCGACCGGTCGGTGCAAGCCACCCGCAAACTGGCCAGCCGGGCACGCCAACGCATCCAGGCAGCTGACGCGTCGCCGGATGGCGACCTAGCTGCCCAGCGCACAGTCGTCGACGCATTCTTCGCCGCCGCCCGCGACGGCGACTTCGCCCAGTTGCTGGCCGTGCTGCATCCCGATGTGGTGCTACACGGCGACTTCGGGCCCGGCGACCGCCGATCGGAGCACGGAGCCGAGGCCGTGGCACGTCTTGCCGGGTTGTATGCCCGTGGTGGCGGTGCGGTACACCCGGCCACTGTCAATGGCGCGGCCGGTGCCGTCATCACCGCCGCGGACCGGGTGGCCGCGGTCATGGGCTTTGTCGTCGTCGGCGGCAGGATCACCGAAATCGACGTGCTGGCCGAGCCGCGACGACTGTCGCGCCTCGACGTCAGCGCGGTGATCGACTGA